The genomic region GGTGTGAAAGATAAGATAAAAATTTTTGAGTTTTTGAAAAAAAAATATAATCTATGTAATGACAATTTCGCATTCATAGGTGACGATTTAAATGATTTACCTTTAATGAAATTGGTTGGTTTTAAATTTGTAGTAAAAAATGCATCAAAAGAATTATTAGATATTGCTGATTATGTGTCAAAATATAATGGTGGAGAAGGAGCTGTTAGAGATGCTATTAATTTTATTATAGAAAATAGAAAAAAGATATAAAGAATTAGAATATTTTTATGAGAGGTGAATTATTATGAAAGTTGTAGCATTTTTACCTGTAAAGGGAACAAGCTCTAGAATAAAATCAAAAAATTTAAAATTGATTGATGGTAAGCCCTTATTTATTCACACATTAGAGAAGTTAATAGAATGTGATTTCATTGATGAAGTTTATCTTGATTCCGAATCTGAAGAAGTATTTGGTGCTGCCAGTTATTTGGATTTTATTAAAATGAAAAGAGATCCATCTCTTGCTACAAATAAAACAGATGGACATATGTTGTTTTTTAATGAAGCTAAAAAAGTTGAAGCAGATATATATATCCAAATTCTTTGTACTAGTCCCTTTATTAAAAAAGAAACAATAAAAAAAGGGATTGAAATATTGATAAATAAAAAAGAATATGATTCTGTTGTGCTGGTTAGAAAGGAAAAATTATATCTATGGGATAAAAAAGGACCTAAATATAATTTGGAAAAAATACCTAATAGTTTTGATTTAGAAGATACTATTATTGAAACTATGGGATTATATATTACTAGAAAACATGTTGCTCTTGATTATAAAAGAAGGATAGGGAAAAATCCATATTTGCTAGAAGCAGAAGCTATAGAAGCTATTGATATAAAC from Marinitoga hydrogenitolerans DSM 16785 harbors:
- a CDS encoding KdsC family phosphatase, which encodes MNDKLSRIKVFIMDVDGTLTDGKLYIGENRESFKVFNVKDGLGIKLLINEDIIPVIISGRSSKIVLYRAKELGIKEIYQGVKDKIKIFEFLKKKYNLCNDNFAFIGDDLNDLPLMKLVGFKFVVKNASKELLDIADYVSKYNGGEGAVRDAINFIIENRKKI